A segment of the Tachysurus vachellii isolate PV-2020 chromosome 18, HZAU_Pvac_v1, whole genome shotgun sequence genome:
CCAGTCAAATGACTaaaataatatctaaaataaatccaTACTACATAGCAATACAATATATTGAGGGACTTCATTTAAAAGTTAACCTTTTCTGCATTTTAAGTTTTTTGAAGTTCTTATATTAGGACATTGTTAGACAAACTTCTAAACTCAAAAGATTTTCTAATTAGTGtatttaaaactaaacaaacaaaaaaataacatagcCATGCCTTCTCCATTTATACAGATATGCCTACTGTTGAATATCCTACATTTACACTTGCTTACTGAGTGAAACAGTGAAACATCCCCTTGTCTCCATGTAAGGTGTCTCTTGGGCtaaatacaaattttatttggataaaaatgacaaaaagtaTTGCAAGATTTATCTCAGGAAATAGAATTGCAATATAGACCTTTATGGAAATGTTGAACGGCACTGCTGCTAAACTGACAAATCCACCATGAATCTTGCTTCCTAAATATAAAATCTGTGCTCCGTTAAGGTCCAGAGAAAACATATCTATTAGAAAAACTTTGTCCCTCTTATTAGAACTATTAAACCTCAAAGTATAAAGTGGTTATGGAAGCTCACGTTCATGAAACCCTGTTCTTGAAGCTTTCAttccttatatatataaattaaataacagcCGTCCTTGCTACATTATTCAGTGCAgaatgaaaatgattattaGGCCTTGATACAAGATCATGAGGATAGTTAGACCAACAGTTTTAGTTTTTGGTTTGGAGTGACTGAAGGAGCAGCAAATACACCattgataaattaaaaaaaaagaataaaaataataataataataaaattagaaaCGCCCCATATGTTTAAGGACCTCCTATTtgtcgtatttttttttttaaagtgcacTGGGGATTATCTGGCAAAGACACATACACCGAACATGAAAAACACTTCTCTTTTCTCAGTCCTGAAGCTGCTGTATTCTAGTACATGAAACTATAAAGGCTTTCCCAAGTGGAACTAAAAAAAACCTAACACACTTTAAAGAGAATGTTAGCGATCGAGCGATCATTTTGCTGTGTGCTTTGCCAGTGCAAATTAAAAGAGGCATTAATGGGAAAGGaatgcacgcgtgtgtgtgtgtgcgtgtgtgtgtgtttgtgtgtgtgtgtgtgtgtgtaatgaccaTAACTGACAAAGAGAAGTGCTGGTACAAGTCACAACTGTCCCGGTGAGCTGTGTTCAAAACCACACAGTGGCCTCATAAGCAAACACAGCAGCAAGGCAGATCTGAAAACTTCATATAGGTCAGCAGCGTGGGAGGTGACACATTTGGAAATACGGCTCAACGCCGGGCAAGAAACGTTTGAATATTCAAAAAacggtggctcttaaaagatgATGTCATGGTGAAAAGATGTTTAAACCCAAATATTTGTGACAAAACTAACAAGGATTACAGGTGGGCCTCACATCGTTCTGCAGATGACTGTAGGGACCATGCAAGGGTTAATACAATGGGCTTGGGAGAAAAGGTATATGACTAACATTATATAAGGACAGAGAAAGATAATGGAAGAATGGCATCTGATGTGTTGGTATGGATCTAGGTATGGAATTTAGGCATTTGGAACTACAGTCCCAGACGGGGTAGTGAGTCAATCCACCCTGTGCTGGCGCTGGAGGCAGGAGCTAGTAGGTGAGCCTCGAGGCCTTCATGTTATAGCAAGGCCTGTCGTTCAGCCCTCCTGGGCCAGAAAACAAAGACAAGCTCTCCGCCTTCTCCAACACCACCTCCAGTTCCTGGAAGTCCTGAAGCCGAGCCACATCTTTGTCCTGATGCATAGAGAgatgaattattaataattgtacTAATAATATTAGTTATAATATTAACAACAGCATAAAATAttgtactgtgtactgcaacagtatcacaataaaaatgacattttaattaattcagtgACTAATCATTGCCCAAGCAACAGTAACAACATGATAGCTATTAAGGTCCATCTGCtgaaaatgtcaagcagtgAGATGCTCTTCAGTCAAATCTTAAATCAGACATAAGCAGCTAATTTGTTAAAATATCGACTTTGCTCAGAGGTGTGTATATTCAGAAGCTGTTAATTCAACCAAATTGGATTTAAAAGCCTTAATTTATAAAGTaaagcatacacacacctttctgAGCATAGTGTTGGGGAGCTTGCGGATTTTCTCTACATGTTCAGCACTAATGTCCAGCTCACGGCAGCAGACCCGTAGCAAAGCCCGGTACGTCAGCTCCTGTCTGTCCAGCTCAACCTCGATGAAATCGTTTTCTCTAGCATGTGGGTTCTGGATGCGCACCTTCAGAACAAGTTCTGGGAGAAAGaataagagaggaaaagaaagaacaaccaaaaaaaaaaaacaacatttcttTCAAGACCCTTTGCTATGACAGACGCAGGTACGACAACTGATCCACCTGATATATGCATGTGAAAATGTGCTACCAAATAAGCTCTGTGTTACATACCCCGTACGTTTACAGGGAAGGTGCTGGTGAAGAAGAAGGGCTGGAAGGCAGGCATAGAGCCACCGGGCTGAGAGCCGTTCAGCTGATGAGTCACAGACTGTTGCCGGGTAATGGTGGGATTGGAGCCTGTGCTTGCTGAAGGGAGCTGGGGACAAACAGGGCTGTTCGGCGCAATGCTGTGATTGTGAACGTAATCATTGTGGTTGCTGTGATGCACTTCCGGGGAGACCTCCATGGACATAGTCCCATTAGTCACCTGGTTTGTCACAACGCTGCTCGGCTCTACCATGGAGACGTAGGACAAGGCCGGTTGGCTTTGGCTGTCCGAGTACAAGCGCTGCTGCTGTTCCTGTATGGGGGATAATGTGGCCGGGCCTGAGACCACATCATCCAAATGGTCACTGGTGCCATTCTGGGAAACGTGTCGTGCTATACTCAGGTCGCTCTTATCCTTCTTGCAATACAAGAAGGGTGGGTTAGTCATATAGTTTGGAATAATCGGCAGCTCTGCTTCCTTTATTTCAGGTTCaatctcctcttcctccactaCAGGAAATAATGCcacacagaaatgcagctccaataaacattcaattaaaaaaacatgaacagattgttttaataatacaaaaaggtTGGCTagataataatacacactgccTTATCCAAGCTGAAAAAGTTGTATAAGATGTTGATTATTATAAACAACTGTGACATCTTTGAGGAAAGGAACTACAACTTTATCTCTGAAAAATAAGAAACACAGAGCTCCTTTTCTAACACTGCATCACTGAAAAGCAAAAATGAGTTTGAGTAAAAACCAGGTCTGGTGTATAACATGTACAGACATGTCAAATCCAGCTACATGTAATCATTTGGGCAAAGTACAGACATGTAGTAGGAGTGTCCCTTATAAACCAGCCAGTTAAATCCCTTAAATACTACATCACTACATCTTCTCCGGTAAAAACTATACCAGCACAAACAGGGTGTAAATCTATGCATTTTGCTTTGATGACATACCTCCGAGTAGTCTTCTGATCTCGGGTTTGGAGGTCAACTGCACAGCCAACTCCTCTTTAGCAGTGAGAATTTCTTTGTCGGCTCCAGCATTCAGAAGATATGCCACTACGTGTTTGTGGTTTCTCTTGCAGGCCCAGTGTAAACATGTCCTGGGTAGAAAAATATACAACAGACAAAAATTAccacacactattttttttgcacaacgATACTTGATAAACTCAGCATGTGACACTAGATTTAAGGTTTAATGTCCAGTATTGTCAGTTAAGAGATTttcttatttgatttgattgctCTTTATACCCTTTAAgtgactactactactactactaataataataataataataataataataataataataacaataataatgataaaagagCCTAGAGAAAAGAGTGGCCTTTTGAGCAGATGCTAGCgactgtcctgtgcacatcatGCCTCTCCATCTCACATTAAAGCTGTTACATGAACAGAGAGAGCAGGTTGAGCCTGCTCACCATCAGTGTAAAATCTGACTAAGTTACACTTATATGAACTAATATCCCagatgaccaatcactgatcactattttTTGACTCTTCTATGCACcacttcttaattttttttaactctcgGTTTGCctatatttaaacataaacaaagtgAGCTATTCCTTCCAGAAGCATTTCCTTTTCTCACTAAAGCTacgttacaaatacaggtacaATACACTGATTGTATTGCCGCAAGTCACAATCGCTGTGCTACGAAATCACCAGGATGCTGGATGCTACTACTAGGTGCTATAGTCATAACAGTTATAAGCATTTGGTACAACTAGTGTTCCACAACATATCAACTGAATGAAACATATCAACTGATTGATTGCGGTGAAATATTTGGTGTTTGGATATAAAATTCTATGctgtatacatactgtacatcatgtGATAAAGAGCTGAAGAAGTTGGTAGTAGCTCCATATttataaagttaaacttttctGGATGCTGGACAAACCCACATCTAGTTAACAACAGTTTATGGATGTGTGAAGATAACGTATTTACAttaagatttacatttatggcatttggcagacgacatcatccagagtgacatacaaaagtgtTTCAATCAATACAGAGTTTTACTCCTTCTATATGTCTATATAAATCTACATACTCAGAGAATATCACTTCTTCTATGTGAATAGGTTGGACTATTTTGTAACTACATAAAACCTTATACATTATGATCTGCCGTTTAAAATTCCAATTTAAAGTGTGATCTAAAAATCTTACGTAACAAGTCTGATATGCAAATAATTACACGGAATatctgaatatgcaaatgagcctcAGCGTCATTTGGCGACTTCTATCGAATTTTCGAAGCGTCATTAGCAACTTTCCACAATCATGAGCTgtgtaaaatgtcttttttttttttgaaaaagcaAATCCGTAGATGTACAAACAACTCTTACAACACAAATTCTAACAAATCTATCACAATACAATCACTACTACAGGACCACAGAGGCGTGTTAGCCAGTGAGCTAACCTGCTAGTATTAGGGTGTAGCTCGTATTGATTGAATTTCCAGTGCAACAAGCTTTAAGCTAACTGTGGATTTGATCAGACCCAGTTTGTAGAATCAGGTGGACAATATCAACACAAATTAACCCCATATCCTACCATCCGTTGATTTCATTTTGTGAGTTGATGTTCACTCCGCTCTCGACTAAAGTCCGCACTTCGTCAAGGTCTCCAATAGCACTCGCCTCTCTTAAGCGCTCTTGCAGTTCTTTATCCAAAGACAACGTGGACATAATTCAACTCAGAGTCAGCACTTAACTTTCATACGAACAGCTGACTTAAAATCCTCTCTTTGCAGAAGATGTTATTCCCAAACAGCAGCCAAACAAGATGCTCGCCGTCATCCGATTACAGCGCGATGCTGtcgctgttgttgtttttttatggctAGCAGATAGCAATAATGCTAAAAACAAATCCTACACGTGTTCTTTAAAATGGTCCAGCAAGGCTAATCTCTAAATTTCAGTAAAACGTTTATCTCATTTCACTTGAGATAGCTAAAGATTTAAAAGTACTACTTCGCCGACGAAAGAAGTCCTCTATCAGGAGTAAGCACTCATTTTATCATGGGGGTCACTTTTAACTGTAACAACAGAGGACAACAAACTAGGTTCCTACGTGTagaatatgttttttattttgcttgtaaaacatttaagcttatttttttaaatttacagctGGAGTGAAATTGTAAGAAAAATGCACCCGATATTCCAACAGCCCTATAACAGGCCCTGTTTGTtacactggattttttttttagtagttttACTGACATACAGCATCAATATAAGTAAAGTTCAAACCTGCACGTGGATAAATAACATCTGGAACAGATGCCACATCTCAAaagaatatagaaaaataacaataatagatgAATCATTTTtgaaagtgctttttttttatttttttaattattattttttattttccatcatTAAGGGGTTGATGTCCCAAATTGCTTATTAAGCTCATAATCATGACATGTTTTAGAACACAGATCCTGGAGTACACCATTTCCGACACATTTAAGTCATTTCCGTGTTGTAGCACACTcagttaattattattttttttaaatttattattattatttttttaaatctcaaaaACCTGCAATTGTATGTGTACACCTTTAATATGCACTGGTGATAAAGTGCTTTATCTTTTGGCCAGTTATCAACCAGATTTCATGCAACACTTTTTTATGGATCTTCTTGCAAatgttttgggttttatttgttttatttgctgtttttgatTCAGTTATATTAGAAAACACTATTTATGGTCATTTAAATCCAGTGATGCAGAGAGTTAGTGggggaataaaataaataactgaaacaCCAAAGTTAACTAATACCTTATTAATACATGTTCATAACCGGTAAAGTCTGCTGTAAGTCATGGGTGTAATTAGTAACTTTGGATTttgattctattttttttaatgtgatctGATCCATTGTTCACTCATTGAGAAAGggaatatatgaataaaaaaatttactCATTTACTTACTGAAGTTAATTCTATAATTACTAGTCTTACTATTACTGTTTTTCCCCATCTATTTACTGCCCAGCAACCACTTTTGTAGTATGGAATTTGTACCAAGCAATGTCTTTTTGGAAGTGTTCACATTCACACCCTATAGTTCTACACCCCATTGTTGGGTTCAGTATGAGTATTGTACAAGAGCAGAGCCCTAATCTATATCCTAATCTATTATGCACAGGCACAAAACACGTTCATAGAGGCTTAATCTGTTAAAATGTCCCATCAGCAGGCCTCATGACTAATATTATCCATGTCTAATTTAGATTTCAGTTTTCTGAGAGTaaagtctatatatatttttttctttaatagatATCTGGATAAGGGTAATCATGTTTTCTCCTATACAAAATCAGTGCTCCTAATTGCTCAACATGCTTCTTGAACTGGTTACTTTCATCTGGAGCGTGTTAGCATGTCGCCCTCTGGTGGACAGAACTGTCAGGAAGCACTGGGATTCCTAATTGGGAGAATGTTTTACTTGAAATAATCCAAGGTGCTAAGCAGGTAATGATGATGAAACCAGAAACTGACTGCTAGAATCTACTTTTGAACGCAAGTGGTGCTATTCAGTATTCAGCCCGTTGTACAGAGACTTCAGGGAAACATGATAAAATCTTATCGGGTTGCAATTTTAAGTGTCATTATACATCTTGTTTGTGTATGATCACAAAAATTAGAAATAATCTCTTAatataaactttaaaatatattatgtaataaaacaaaaataatttaataaaacatggaAAAACAGCGTCCAGagagtttcttttattttattaatgtaccATAACATACAATACATTGTGTAAATCCAAACCATACAAACTATAAACATTtcactacagaaaaaaaaactcaccccAGCTGAACTCTTCATCTCCACGTTGTATAATTACATTTCACCTATATGGGAGTCTGATCCATAATTACTGATTTAAAAACTTAAAAGTTAAATTTAGAAACTTTCTAGTCTAAGATTGAAGGACAGCAGTGTTAGGGAGATGACTGATAAATCATGTTAGTGGAGTATAACTGGAGTATAAACTCTGACATATTTTGGACGGCCTTGATGCTAACCGATTTATTGCCTTCATATACAGTACTTCTGTGCAAAGAGAAatacattagcaacatgcatttattaaaaCCTGCTTATTATCTTTTAGGTAATATAACATTAAGTACTGAGAATGTAGAATAACACTCCTTTCATcagaataaaatcaaataaaattacagGATTCATCTGTAAAATTACAGGATTCATTCAAGTGCTTATTCACTTACTgtattcccccccccccccatttttttttactataaccACAAATTCTACAAAAGTAACTGTAATGTTTAACATCTTACCATaacataataatgaaataaaatatggaCCAGCTAGTTGGCTAGTTAACTGCTAGTTAACCATCTAAGATTTACCAAACAAGTAGGATTTCATGATCAGAGGTCTAAAGTGCATCTCGTATGTAACATTCCCTGAACAGTGTCAGTTTTTAAAATTAACTTTGTGCTTTGTTAAATTTTTAACTCTAAACACCAATCTATACAATCAGAATCAGCTCAAAACTTTACAATCTTGTACCCAAGGGTACACTAGTGCAACCTGAAGCTAGGCATggacgtttacatttacacgtACATGTTTCACTGCCTTCTGTTATGAACTGTTAGCTGAGATTGCTAGA
Coding sequences within it:
- the ankrd40 gene encoding ankyrin repeat domain-containing protein 40, producing the protein MSTLSLDKELQERLREASAIGDLDEVRTLVESGVNINSQNEINGWTCLHWACKRNHKHVVAYLLNAGADKEILTAKEELAVQLTSKPEIRRLLGVEEEEIEPEIKEAELPIIPNYMTNPPFLYCKKDKSDLSIARHVSQNGTSDHLDDVVSGPATLSPIQEQQQRLYSDSQSQPALSYVSMVEPSSVVTNQVTNGTMSMEVSPEVHHSNHNDYVHNHSIAPNSPVCPQLPSASTGSNPTITRQQSVTHQLNGSQPGGSMPAFQPFFFTSTFPVNVRELVLKVRIQNPHARENDFIEVELDRQELTYRALLRVCCRELDISAEHVEKIRKLPNTMLRKDKDVARLQDFQELEVVLEKAESLSLFSGPGGLNDRPCYNMKASRLTY